GACCAGTGGAACGACCCGGGCGAGACTCGGAATCTGGCCGGAAAATCGGATCTGAAAATCCTGACCAGCGGCCTGCGCAAACAGTTCGAAGGCAAGGCTTCGGGAACTGTTCCCCAATCGCCCGTCAATCCCGCGCGACTATGATCCCGCGCGACTATGATGATGCCATCCACCAAGTCGTCAGCTGGCAGCCGCTTCCGGCAGTGCGGTGCTGATGAGCCCGGCAGGCGACTGGCTCCGGGGCAGCTTGAGGGTAAACGTAGTTCCCTTGCCGACTTCACTTTCGACGCGGATGCGTCCCTGATGTGCTTCGATGATTCGTCGGCACAACGACAGGCCAAGACCAGTCCCGCCCTGCCCCCGCGCATCGGCCTTCTTGGTGGTGTAGAATGCTTCAAAGATGTGTTTCAGCTGTTCCGCTGGAATTCCGCACCCGGTATCTCCGACGGACACTTCGGCCCAGCCTTCATCAGGGTTATCACGAATCGTCAGTTTCAGACGTCCATGCTCATTCATCGCCTGGCGCGCGTTGACGATCAGATTCATAAGGAGCTGCTGAATCTGGCTACTGTTCACATTCGCCCACACGCTCCCGGAAATATCCATGTCGACGCCGATTCGATGCATCTGCAGATCCTTCTGGACGAGCACAAGAACGTCGTCCAGAAGTTTCTTGAGGTCTGCTGGTTCCTGTCGGTCACTATTGTTGCGTGCGTAGGCCAGCATGCCGGTCGTGATCCGCGACGCTCGTTGAGACGCATTCAGGATCCGGTCGAATGCTTTCGTTCGCGTCTTTTCATCGTTGTGCCGCAAGCCCATTTTGGCGTAGTTGATGACGGTCGTCAGAATGTTGTTGAATTCATGCGTGATCGAGGATGCCAACGCTCCGACGGAACTCAGCCGCTGTGCCTGGAATAGCTGTTCCTCCATTTGCTGGAGGTGTTTTTCGAGTTCTTCAATTCTCTGCTCGGGGCTCGCCATGGATCAGTCAGTTTCAGCTGAAATTCAGTTGCTCTGCGACCTTCGGCGATTGGGTTTTCGCTCGAAGACATCTTTCCTTATCGGCAAACCAGTCAAAGTATGTACAGTCGCACCGCGATACCGAGGTCGTTCGGTCCTGAATGATTCGGCAGATGTTGCCGGAATGGGATGAACGGTCCGTTCTGCCCACCTGAAAACAGGGAGTGATGCCGAGCGGTTCTGAAGCTGATTCACATCCGATCGGAGAATCAGCGCTGTTCGTTCGGACTGCTCAATGAAGTGACTTCCAAATTCAAAACATGCACGGGTGCGGGTCAATAAACGGCTTGAGGCCGCTGCAGGCCGCTTCGAGGTGGTCCGGGCGGCACATATTCGGGGCCAATCGGAATCCCCTGCATCAGTCGCTGTTCAGCAGCTCGGCGAGGTTCAGTTCGTGGTCGATTATATTCGCGCGGCGTGCTGTCCATGGATGGCCCGATGTTGGGATCGGGAAATGGATTGGTCTGCTGGTAGGCCATGTTTTCGGCGTAAGGTGATGCTGTGTAAGCAGTTGGGAATCGGGTGCTGAAAGCATTGACACAGCCGGCCAGCAAAATCAGTAGCATGATGCAGCCCACGCGCAGAGACACCTTGATCGGTGAAACACCGGTTGGTTCAAAGAGACCGATGGGTTGTCTAATTCTGGAAGGCATGCGCTTGGACGTCCTTGTTCGCCGGCAAAGGCCAGCCAGGGAAAGCTACCAGCAAATCCTGCCGGAAGGCAACGCCAGTTTTGGCTACTGTTTTTCTCGTCTCATTCGATTCCTGCTGCACAGCTTTCGTTTGCGCATGGACATCCTTTGAGTCGAAGCAGAAACTCTTTGTCGGCAACACCCAGGAAAGGCGCTTCATGGCAGCCAAAGCCGTCTGCCTGTAAAATGCATTTCCCACCCGCCAATCCCACCAATACACCAGGGGATAGTTCGATGACAGTGGTTCGTCGCCGCCTGAAAAGTCTGTCTGTGTTGCTCAGCGTGTTCTTGTCTGCATCCGCTGTATCTGCGCTGGACAGTTCGGTGGTTGATCAGGTGGATTTCGAGCAGCAGGTCCTTCCTGTACTCCGATCACATTGTTTCGATTGTCACGGGGAAGAGACTCGCGAAAGTCAGCTTCGGCTGGATCGCAAGTGGGCTCTTTTGCGCGGGGGTGATTCGGGGGAACCGGCTGTGTTGCCCGGAGACGCCGAAGGCAGTTATCTGATTCAACTGGTTTCAGGCGCGCAGCCGGATAAGGTCATGCCGCCTAAGGATGTCGATGACGTCCTGACGTCGGATGAAATTGCTGTCCTGAAGAAGTGGATTGAACAGGGAGCACACTGGCCCGGTCCGTATGGTGCAGACCAGCCATCCGATGAAGAAGTCGCTGCCTCTGAATTGAACCACTGGGCGTTCCAGCCAGTACGCCAGCCCGAGATTCCGCAGGTCCCTGAGTCCTGGCCGGCAGAATGGCGACAGAACCCCATTGATGCCTTTATTGCCAAAGGATTGGTTTCAAGGGACCTGCAACCTTCAAAGCGTGCTGATCGAGCTACCTTAGCACGGCGTTTGTCTCTGGTCATGCTGGGACTTCCACCGCGTCCAAAGAGTGTTCGTGCCTTTTCCGACAACGACCTGCCCGAAGCCTGGAACAATCTTGTTGAGCGTACGCTGCAGAGTTCGCATTACGGCGAACGCTGGGCTCGGTACTGGCTGGACCTCGTTCGCTTTGCAGAAACCGATGGCTTCGAGACGAATCGCGAACGTCCGAACGCCTGGCCTTATCGAGACTACGTGATTCGCTCATTCAATGACGACAAACCCTATGATCAGTTTCTGCGTGAACAGCTGGTCGGCGATGCGATTGGGGTTCCCGAAGCGACGGCTTATCTGGTGGCAGGCCCTGTAGATATCGTGAAGAGCCCGGATATTGCTCTCACCCTGATGCAGCGTCAGAACGAACTGGACGACATGATCAACACGACCAGCACAGCCTTTCTGGGGATGACTGTTGGCTGTGCCCGATGCCACAATCATAAGTTCGATCCCATCCGGCAAACGGATTACTACGGTCTGCAGGCGATTTTTACCGGTGTACGACACGGGAATCGTTCCGTTCCACCATCAATGGAGCAACAGATCGAATTGAAGGACCTGGATGCTGAAGTCGCTCGACTTCGTGGCGAACTGAAACCTTTTCTGAAACGGAATCAGGCCTCACGCCCAGCCGTCGCTTCGGATTTTAATGAGGAATTGTTCGAGCCTGTTGAAACGCAGATCGTTCGATTCACAATCACGTCAACAACGGGAGCCCAGCCCTGTCTTGATGAACTTGAAGTTTTCAGCGGCGTCCAGAACGTAGCGCTAGCCAGCACCGGGGCTGTTGCGACCTGTTCCACTACCCTGCCCGGCTATGAAATTCATCAATTAAAACACATCAACGATGGTCTTTATGGAAACTCCCACAGCTGGATTTCCAACGAATCCGGGGCGGGTTGGGTGCAGATTGAGTTTCCAGAGCCTCGGTCGATCCATCGAATTGTCTGGGGACGGGATCGGGAAAAGAAGTTCCGTGACCGCCTTGCTGTTGGTTACAAAATTGAGATTGCAACGAGGGATGATCAGTGGCGCGAGATCGCATCTTCGGATGATCGGCAACCATATTCGGGCAGGCCATCACCAGTCGAATATGATTTCACAGGGCTTTCTGATGCCCAGGCGATGCACGGCCGACAATTGCTTGAACGGATTAATGCTGCTGAAGAACGGCGGCGGCAATTGCGTGATTCCTCCACCGTATACGCTGGTACGTTTGAAGCACCGCAGCCGACGTATCGTTTGTTTCGCGGAGAACCGATGGCAAAGCGCGAGCAGGTTTCTCCGTCTGCCATTGAAGTGCTGGGTGACCTGGGAATAGATGATGACACTTCCGAACAGCAGCGACGGAAAGCTCTTGCGGATTGGATCACGTCGCCCGAGAATCCGCTGACCGCGCGTGTCATCGTCAATCGAATCTGGCAATGGCATTTTGGTCAGGCACTGGTGAGTACTCCCAGCGATTTTGGCAAAGGTGGAGTGAAGCCAACACATCCGGAGTTGCTCGACTTTCTGGCTTGGCAGCTAATGGATCATGACTGGTCTGTGAAGCACATCCACCGCCTGATTCTGACATCTGCCACCTGGCAGCAGGCCGGTTCTCCGAACGACGCAGGCATGCTGCGGGATGCCGGATGCCAACTCTGGTGGCGATTTCCGCCAAGACGTCTCGAGGCAGAACCGATTCGCGATAGTATTCTCTCCGTGACGGGCCTGCTGAATCTGAAGATGTATGGGCCGGGTTTCAGCGCTTTCGAAGTGGAAATGGAGAATGTTCGGCACTATCACCCGAAATCAAAATACAGCGGTGATGATTTTCGACGGATGATTTACCAAACGAAGGTGCGACAGGAACAGGATTCTGTGTTTGGTATTTTCGACTGTCCGGATGCGGCTTCATCGGTTCCTCGACGCAGCCGTTCAACAACGCCGCTGCAGGCTCTGAATCTGATGAACAGCAGTTTTGTACTGCAGCAGTCGGCAGCCTTCGCTGAACGCCTGCGAGCCGACCATTCAGGTGATACATCAAAGCACATTCAACACGCGTTCTTGCTTTGCTTCGCTCGACAGCCGACACCTGATGAACTGACAGACAGTCTGAGCTTCATCGATCAGTATGGGCTAACAGCGTTTTGCCGAGCGATGCTGAACAGCAACGAATTCCTGTTTATCCCGTGAAGTGATCTCACACCCGGCCAGTGCGGATCAAACCCGGATTTAAACCAGCCGTCCCGGCTCGTCCATAACCGGACTGCCGCTCTTTGTGTCAGCTGTCTTTTGGATCGTGTTGGTGTGGCTCTCAGGCAGTATGAAATCCTGGCAAGTCTCTCACCCCTGCGCTTGTTGTTCCGCATTCGTTGAGATGATAGGCTTTCGAGGAATCGTGTGTCTGGGGATGGAACGTTGGTGCCATGAAGTGGTTCCGACTGCAGGTCAGCTGAACATTTCAGCGGTCCATCCCACCCGCCGATGAACCTTCTTGTCTGACATCGCCCCCTCTCTGTGTCTTTTCGAGTGAACCGCCATGAGAAAACTTCTGTTCCTGATTCTGCTCGGCGCCCTTCCTTTGGCCGCCACCGTTGACAAGGTACAGGGGCAAGACCCGGAGCGGGGCCGCCGTGGCGGTTTCGGTGGCCCGATTGAACTGGGCCCCGACGACAGGCAGACGTATCCAGATCCTGCGGACAGTATCGTCGAGACGCGTGAGAACATCCCACGTGGCAAACTGGAGATGATTGAATACGAATCCAAAACGGTTGGCACAGTTCGTCGGATGAATGTCTACACGCCTCCGGGATACACATCCGAAACGAAGTACCCGGTATTGTATTTGTTGCACGGCATCGGCGGGGACGAAACCGAATGGCAGCGTTTTGCGACTCCGGATGTGATGTTCGACAATCTGATTGCCGATGGAAAAGCCGTCCCGATGATCGTTGTGATGCCCAACGGGCGAGCGCAGAAGAATGATCGCGCTGAAGGAAACGTGATGGCAAGTGCTCCGGCCTTTGCCGTGTTTGAAAAGGACCTGCTGGTAGATGTCATCCCGGCGATCGAGAAACGCTATTCCGTCCAGGCAGATCGAGAACACCGAGCTCTGGCTGGCCTGTCGATGGGCGGTGGACAGTCGCTGAATTTCGGCCTTACCCACCTGGATACGTTTTCCTGGGTCGGCGGGTTCTCGTCAGCGCCCAACACGAAGACTCCTCAGGAATTGGTGCCCGAACCTCAAAAGACTAAAGAAAGACTCAAACTATTGTGGCTGTCCTGCGGAAACAAGGACGGCCTGATTTCGTTTAGTCAGCGATTGCAGCGTTACCTCAAAGAGCATGATGTTCCACACGTCTGGAACGTCGATACACATGGGCACGATCCGACTCACTGGCGCAACAATCTTTATCACTTTGCCCAACTCCTGTTTCAGGACACGTCTGCCGAACAGAAGAGACAGATGGACGCGGAGAGCAGCACAACCGCTGTGCCGACCTCGCCAGACATCAAGGCATCGAACACCACTCCCGAAGGCATTGCTGACGACTTCAGGCCGGCAACAACAAACCAGTCCGGCAAGGTATACCCACAGGTGAACTCGCAGGGACGCATCAAATTTCGCGTTGTGGCCCCCGAAGCAAAAAGTGTTTCGACAACATTTCGCGACAGCACTGAATTCGTCAAAGGCGAGGACGGCGCGTGGATTGGATATTCCCGGCCGCTGGATGAAGGATTCCACTACTATGAGTTAATTATTGATGGTGCTCATGTCCCAGATCCCAACAGTACGTACTACTTTGGCGCAATGCGATGGGGAAGCGGAATCGAGATTCCTGCCCATGACCAGGAGTTTTACGCGCTGAAGAATGTGCCTCATGGACAGATTCGCGAAGTCTTCTTTCATTCCAAAAGTACGAATGCCGAACGGAGGGCGTTTGTTTACACACCGCCAGGCTACGACAGCCACCCCGAAACCTGTTATCCAGTGCTTTATCTGCAACACGGCTGGGGTGAAAACGAATACGGATGGAGCGTCCAGGGACACGCAGGGTTGATCATGGACAACCTGATTGCCGAAGGAAAAGCCAAACCATTCATCATTGTGATGACCTACGGCATGACCAACGAAGTTCGCATGGGTGGATTGCGAAACTTCGACATCACCGACTTCGAGACCGTTCTGGTCGATGAATTGATTCCTTATGTCGACGAGCATTTCCGCACACTGACAGATCAGCCCAATCGTGCTATGGCAGGTCTTTCGATGGGCAGTATGGAAACACGTCTGATCACGCTTCGTAATCTCGACAAATTCTCGCAGATCGGGCTTTTCAGCGGCGCGACAATTTCCGGGGAGGATGTGGAAAGCACTGAAGGCTTCAGGGAAAACGTGAAGCTCGTGTTCGTGAGTTACGGCAGCAAAGAAGTGGATGGCGGCCGAACTCGTCGAGGGGGTGATCCGAAAGACAGCGTGGAACAGCTGAAGCAGCTGGGCGTGAACGCTCACTACTATCTGTCGCCGGCAACCGCCCACGAGTGGCAGACGTGGCGTCGTAGTCTTCGGGAATTTGGGGCAATGCTGTTTCAGCCGGAAGACAAACTCTCGGGTACCTGGAATGTGAAATTCGATACGCAGATTGGAATCCAGGATTACATCATGACGTTCGACCGACAGGGCGGTCAGGTTGTTGCGAAAGCCAGAGCCGAGTTATCCGGCCGATCGCGTGAAATTGAATTCACCGATGTTGAATTGAATGGTAATTCGGTCTCATTCGTTGAAGAACTTAACTTTGGCGGCAATCAGATTCGCATTCAATACACCGGTCACATCGACGGAGATACCGTCGTGTTTCAACGAAAAGTGGGAGAATTTGCCAGCGAAAAGGCCACTGCAAGACGATCGTCGGCTGCCAGACAGGTCATGGCTGAGAGCGTAAACTCCACGCCGCCGGAATCTGGTTCCACCCCGTCCGAGGTCAGGATTGACCGTGTGATAAAGGAGGCCTTCAAAGATTCGTTTCTGGTTGGAATGGCTGGTGACTTACCCACCCGTTATTCCGACGAAGAGCTCCAGCTGGCGTCTGAGCACTTTGGAGCTATCACGCCGGAAAACTGTATGAAACCCGCACCGGTGCACCCTGCTGAAGATCGGTGGCAGTTTGAGCAGACGGACGCTCTGCTTCAATGGGCTGAGCAAAACAGGATGACAACACACGGGCATACTCTTGTGTGGCATCAGCAAACTCCTGACTGGTTTTTTGAGGGTGGTGACAGGGAGGTTGTCAGGCAGCGGATGAAGAACCACATTGAAACTCTTGTCGGGCGTTACAAAGGAAAACTCCAAAGCTGGGACGTGGTCAACGAAGCAATCAACGATGGAGGCAATGCTCAATCGGCGAAGACAGAACACCTCCGTGATTCAAAGTGGATGCAGATACTAGGCCCGGAATTTCTGACGCTCGCATTTCAGTTCGCGCATGCGGCGGATCCTGAAGCCGTTTTGTACTACAACGACTACAATATTGAGGCCGGGCCAAAGCATGAAAGCTCAATGGTGCTGTTGAAGCGACTGCTTGCAGAGGGAGCGCCGGTACATGCGGTTGGAATACAGGGGCATTGGCGCAGTGGCAGTGTTCCGTTCGAAGCCATTGATCGAGCAATCGCTGACTATGCTTCGCTTGGTTTGAAGGTCAGTATCACCGAACTGGATGTCACGATCCGTGGTGCATCCGGTGGGCAGTTCGGGGGTGGTATTGGCGGCCGCAGAAGTCGAGAAACCACGCCGGCTTCGATTGAAGACCTCAATGCTCAGGCCGAAGACTACTCGAAGCTGTTTGAAATTTTCAGGAAGCACGAGAAAGTGATTGAACGAGTGACTTTCTGGGGACTGAATGATCGTCGCACATGGCGCAGGGGGCAGCACCCTTTGTTATTCGATGCGAACAATCATGTGAAGCCCGCGTATGCGGCAATTGTCAATGCACGGGAGGCAGGTGAATCGCGTGAGTCCTCTTCCGCAGTAGATGAAGATCCTGCGAAATAAAGCTGTTTCGGGGCGTTCAAACGGATGAACGCTATTGATGAAATCGATTGAACGTTGTGGGTGCCAAAGGCTGCGGCTGACATCGGTGCTGCGCAGTGATGCTTCGATAAGCCTGCTCGCCCCCTGCCCCTGCACGTGCACGTGAGGATGCTTCGGCGGATGACGTGCCATTTCGCCTTATCGTCGCCCGCCAGTTCAGTTTCCTGGCAGGTGCTGGTCTCATCATCGCTGGGCCCATCATCCCGCTGCACTCAGGAATTCGGTGATCCATACGGGCCGCGGCCTGCAGATTTTTTCGTAAAACGCAGTCGAACGGCGTCGTGACCATCACGGGTACTTCTTGATCTCCTGTTCGGATCCCAGTTCGGCGATTGAGCCGATTGTGATCGAATCGTGTTCTGTATAGACAATCAGATCAACGCCATCGGCCCGTTTGGTGTGAAGCTCGGCCATTAACAGTCCATCGGATTTGCGATTCCAGTTGATCTTACTGCGGAGACTGTAGTCTGTGTCGCATTCTGCGAATGTTGATTCAACCAGAGGCAGAAGTGTTTCGATGACTTCAAATTCCCAGGGAATCCGGCCATTCAGCGGAAGCGATTTTCGCATCGTATGCCACTTGCGGCCGAGCTGCTTCCAGGGCATCAGGTCGTCAGGATTTGCTTTTTCCTTCGATGATTGCTCGACGAAAGCGGCTGCAGCAGCATCCAGAAACCTGCGGAATTCTGCTGTATCGATCTCCTTCTTATCCCAGACCTTAACAGTCACTTCCTGCCAGGCCGTCTTCAAATTTCGTACCTTAACACGGGCTTCACGCCCATAGGCCTGGACGTCTTTCATTTCATCCAGAGGCAGCAGCCCGAGATCAGCGTCCAGTTGTTCTGTTGTAAATGTGTTCTTTTTGACCCGGAAGCACAATGGAAGTAACCATTCGCCTCCGGTCCGTGCATGCAGGAACCAGCCGAGTCCAGCGTTGCCTTTGATCTCAACAGTTGATCGATGGTTCCAGTTGGGAGCGGCCAGCTGTTTCTTCTTCGAAAGCAGATCGGTTACATATTTCAGCGCCTGGCCGTCCCATCGACAGGGGTCACCGGCATGGGAAACACGGTCGTGGATGTGCCACCTGGGGCCGTCGACCTCCCACGGAAGCCGAGCTGCCTTCCCAAGTTCTTCGATACTGACATCGGTCGACTTCTTCTTCGCAAGCTCTGCAATATTGAGTGTTTCAATAGTGCCGGTTGCAGATTCAGCGAGCACCGGAGCGAGCAATTCGCCAGTCCACGAACGATACGGGGCGGCCGCCTTTGTCGATGTATTTGCTGCTGTGATTTTTGCATAGTTAACGACGTCTTCGGGCGTCCCCTGCGTCACGATTCGGCCACCTTCGGCGCCTGCTTCGGGGCCGATATCGATAATCCAGTCCGCGGTCTTGATGACATCAAGGTTGTGTTCAATGACCACAACTGAATTGCCCTGTTCGACCAGGCTGTTCAGTACCGTCAATAGTCGAGCAATGTCATCGAAATGCAGGCCTGTCGTAGGTTCATCCAGCAGATAAAGTGTTCGACCCCGATTCGGTTTTGACAATTCAGCCGCCAGTTTAAGTCGCTGCGCTTCGCCACCACTGAGAGTCGGAGCAGACTGACCGAGTGTCAGGTAACCGAGTCCAATGGCGTTCAGTGTCGCGAGCGGTGCACGAATCTTTGGCACGTTCTGGAAAACCTCCAGTGCTTTGTCGATGGGCATTTCCAAAACATCCGCAATGCTGCAGTCGTTGAATTTCACGGTCAGAGTTTCGGCATTAAATCGCTTGCCTCGACAGGTCGGGCATTCAACCCAGACATCGGGCAGAAAGTGCATTTCGATTTTCTGCTGGCCCATGCCTTCGCAGTCTTCGCACCGCCCACCGGGGCGATTGAAGCTGAAACGACCAGGTTTGTAGCCCCGAACTTTTGATTCGGGCATCCGGCAGTAAAGCTCACGAATCTCTTCAAATACCCCAGTGTATGTTGCAGGATTTGAGGCGGGTGTATTACCGATTGGGTTCTGGTCAACAATCACAATCTTACTCAGATGTTCGATGCCAAGAAGATCGCGATGCGGGCCGGGGGCTTCAGTCGAAAGGTTCAGTCGTCTTGCGACAGCACGAGCCAGAGTGTCCATCAGAAGTGAACTTTTTCCGGAGCCGCTGACTCCGGTAATGCATGCCAGAGTTCCCAGCGGAATGTGCAGATCGACATTGCGAAGATTGTTCTGGCAGGCTCCCAGCAAAGACAACCACACGCCACTTTGGGGCTGAAATTGTGCAGCGGGTGTCGGTGCCGGAGCGGATTTTTCCAATGTGGTTGCCGTAGATCTCGAGTTCGATTTTCCGGTTTTTTGTCTTGCTTTGTTTGGCCTGGAATCCGTCCCGGTTTCTGAGTCCGTCGTTCGGATGACTCTGCGTGTCAGAGGTACCGGAATCTGTTTCACGCCGCTCATATAGTCGCCGGTCAGTGAACCGGACCATTTCTTTTTGATGGCGGCAGGAGATCCGTGTGCGACAACATTACCGCCCAGTCGACCCGCTCCCGGGCCAAAGTCGTAAAGGTTATCCGCTGCTTCCAGCACTTCCCGATCGTGTTCGACCAGCAGGACCGTGTTTCCAAGATCCCGCAGACGTCGCAACGCGGCCAGCAATCGGCCATTGTCACGCGGGTGCAGGCCAATTGTCGGTTCGTCAAGAACATAAAGTACACCGGTCAGGGATCGACCAATTTGTCCGGCCAGTCGAATCCGCTGCGACTCACCACCGGACAACGTTGGCATTCCCCGATCCAGTGTCAGATAGTCGAGCCCAACGTCGACCAGAAAGTTCAGCCGATGAACGGCTTCATTCAGCAGGTCTCCTGCAATCTTCTTTTCATCACGATTCAGCTTGAGCGATTCCAGAAAATTCAGGGCGGCGGATAGCGGCATGCGGCACAGTTGCGGCAGCGTGACCTCACGCAACCGAACAGCGGCCGGTACTGGCAGTAACCGCGTCCCATTGCAAAGCGAACAGTCCCGTTGACCACCCATTTCCATCAGCGATCGTCGGTGCGAATACGAAAGTCGGGAGGCCGCTTCGATGGAAGGATAAAGCCCGCGGTAACGGAAGCGAAATCCCGGCATGCGTTCAACCTTCGATGCTTCAACCGCTTTCCGTTTTTTGGTCGGTTCACTGGTGTCAGCTTTGATTTCCATCCAACGCTCGCTGTCGCCGTAGAGAACGAAGCGTTGATGCTGTGGGCTTAGCAGGTACCAGGGTTTATCCAGCGGCAGCCCTGTTTCATCGCTGATACACTGAAGCATGCGTCCGAACGCTCTGTGTGTTTTTGGATCGGGCCAGACGCCAACGGCTCCATCCATCAAACTGCGTTCCGGACTGGTGATAAGA
This genomic interval from Planctomycetaceae bacterium contains the following:
- a CDS encoding endo-1,4-beta-xylanase encodes the protein MRKLLFLILLGALPLAATVDKVQGQDPERGRRGGFGGPIELGPDDRQTYPDPADSIVETRENIPRGKLEMIEYESKTVGTVRRMNVYTPPGYTSETKYPVLYLLHGIGGDETEWQRFATPDVMFDNLIADGKAVPMIVVMPNGRAQKNDRAEGNVMASAPAFAVFEKDLLVDVIPAIEKRYSVQADREHRALAGLSMGGGQSLNFGLTHLDTFSWVGGFSSAPNTKTPQELVPEPQKTKERLKLLWLSCGNKDGLISFSQRLQRYLKEHDVPHVWNVDTHGHDPTHWRNNLYHFAQLLFQDTSAEQKRQMDAESSTTAVPTSPDIKASNTTPEGIADDFRPATTNQSGKVYPQVNSQGRIKFRVVAPEAKSVSTTFRDSTEFVKGEDGAWIGYSRPLDEGFHYYELIIDGAHVPDPNSTYYFGAMRWGSGIEIPAHDQEFYALKNVPHGQIREVFFHSKSTNAERRAFVYTPPGYDSHPETCYPVLYLQHGWGENEYGWSVQGHAGLIMDNLIAEGKAKPFIIVMTYGMTNEVRMGGLRNFDITDFETVLVDELIPYVDEHFRTLTDQPNRAMAGLSMGSMETRLITLRNLDKFSQIGLFSGATISGEDVESTEGFRENVKLVFVSYGSKEVDGGRTRRGGDPKDSVEQLKQLGVNAHYYLSPATAHEWQTWRRSLREFGAMLFQPEDKLSGTWNVKFDTQIGIQDYIMTFDRQGGQVVAKARAELSGRSREIEFTDVELNGNSVSFVEELNFGGNQIRIQYTGHIDGDTVVFQRKVGEFASEKATARRSSAARQVMAESVNSTPPESGSTPSEVRIDRVIKEAFKDSFLVGMAGDLPTRYSDEELQLASEHFGAITPENCMKPAPVHPAEDRWQFEQTDALLQWAEQNRMTTHGHTLVWHQQTPDWFFEGGDREVVRQRMKNHIETLVGRYKGKLQSWDVVNEAINDGGNAQSAKTEHLRDSKWMQILGPEFLTLAFQFAHAADPEAVLYYNDYNIEAGPKHESSMVLLKRLLAEGAPVHAVGIQGHWRSGSVPFEAIDRAIADYASLGLKVSITELDVTIRGASGGQFGGGIGGRRSRETTPASIEDLNAQAEDYSKLFEIFRKHEKVIERVTFWGLNDRRTWRRGQHPLLFDANNHVKPAYAAIVNAREAGESRESSSAVDEDPAK
- a CDS encoding ATP-binding protein encodes the protein MASPEQRIEELEKHLQQMEEQLFQAQRLSSVGALASSITHEFNNILTTVINYAKMGLRHNDEKTRTKAFDRILNASQRASRITTGMLAYARNNSDRQEPADLKKLLDDVLVLVQKDLQMHRIGVDMDISGSVWANVNSSQIQQLLMNLIVNARQAMNEHGRLKLTIRDNPDEGWAEVSVGDTGCGIPAEQLKHIFEAFYTTKKADARGQGGTGLGLSLCRRIIEAHQGRIRVESEVGKGTTFTLKLPRSQSPAGLISTALPEAAAS
- a CDS encoding PSD1 and planctomycete cytochrome C domain-containing protein — its product is MTVVRRRLKSLSVLLSVFLSASAVSALDSSVVDQVDFEQQVLPVLRSHCFDCHGEETRESQLRLDRKWALLRGGDSGEPAVLPGDAEGSYLIQLVSGAQPDKVMPPKDVDDVLTSDEIAVLKKWIEQGAHWPGPYGADQPSDEEVAASELNHWAFQPVRQPEIPQVPESWPAEWRQNPIDAFIAKGLVSRDLQPSKRADRATLARRLSLVMLGLPPRPKSVRAFSDNDLPEAWNNLVERTLQSSHYGERWARYWLDLVRFAETDGFETNRERPNAWPYRDYVIRSFNDDKPYDQFLREQLVGDAIGVPEATAYLVAGPVDIVKSPDIALTLMQRQNELDDMINTTSTAFLGMTVGCARCHNHKFDPIRQTDYYGLQAIFTGVRHGNRSVPPSMEQQIELKDLDAEVARLRGELKPFLKRNQASRPAVASDFNEELFEPVETQIVRFTITSTTGAQPCLDELEVFSGVQNVALASTGAVATCSTTLPGYEIHQLKHINDGLYGNSHSWISNESGAGWVQIEFPEPRSIHRIVWGRDREKKFRDRLAVGYKIEIATRDDQWREIASSDDRQPYSGRPSPVEYDFTGLSDAQAMHGRQLLERINAAEERRRQLRDSSTVYAGTFEAPQPTYRLFRGEPMAKREQVSPSAIEVLGDLGIDDDTSEQQRRKALADWITSPENPLTARVIVNRIWQWHFGQALVSTPSDFGKGGVKPTHPELLDFLAWQLMDHDWSVKHIHRLILTSATWQQAGSPNDAGMLRDAGCQLWWRFPPRRLEAEPIRDSILSVTGLLNLKMYGPGFSAFEVEMENVRHYHPKSKYSGDDFRRMIYQTKVRQEQDSVFGIFDCPDAASSVPRRSRSTTPLQALNLMNSSFVLQQSAAFAERLRADHSGDTSKHIQHAFLLCFARQPTPDELTDSLSFIDQYGLTAFCRAMLNSNEFLFIP